A genome region from Sphingobacteriaceae bacterium GW460-11-11-14-LB5 includes the following:
- a CDS encoding L-serine ammonia-lyase, producing the protein MIKEQISVFDIFKIGIGPSSSHTLGPWRAAQQFTASLAQNHLIDEIEGIKILLYGSLAKTGKGHGTDVAILLGLTGADPVTFDVDAVTPTFESIQRDQKLNLAGHLIIDFDYDNDLLFLFAESLPFHPNAVTFQAFLKGGKAFSETYYSIGGGFVVKEGEDNSKKPQVDLPFPVEKAKDLLHWCLSTGLKVSEIVMENELAWRTEAETKKGILQHFAVMSDCIYRGCHTTGFLPGGLNVARRAFPLNKRLIGKSEYSDYNSWVEAIRKGGNGFNYTLDWVSCFALAVNEENASFGRVVTAPTNGAAGVIPAVLQYFITFCDGYSEEKIMQFIACASEIGSIFKKGATISAAMGGCQAEIGVSSAMAAAALTECLGGSQRQVLMAAEIAMEHHLGLTCDPIGGLVQIPCIERNTMGAIKAITASQLALQSNPDKAKVSLDAVVNTMWETALDMNAKYKETSDGGLATNIPISLPEC; encoded by the coding sequence ATGATCAAGGAACAGATTTCAGTTTTCGATATTTTTAAAATAGGCATAGGCCCATCCAGCTCACATACCTTAGGTCCATGGCGGGCTGCACAACAGTTTACAGCTTCGCTTGCTCAAAACCATTTGATTGATGAAATTGAAGGGATAAAAATATTGCTTTATGGTTCACTTGCCAAAACAGGTAAAGGCCACGGAACTGATGTCGCTATCCTACTCGGTTTAACAGGTGCCGATCCGGTAACTTTTGATGTGGATGCCGTTACACCTACTTTCGAAAGCATCCAAAGAGATCAGAAATTAAATCTTGCTGGTCATTTAATCATTGATTTTGATTACGATAATGACCTACTTTTTCTTTTTGCCGAAAGTTTGCCCTTCCACCCAAATGCGGTTACTTTTCAGGCATTTTTAAAGGGCGGAAAAGCATTTTCAGAAACCTACTACTCTATTGGTGGTGGTTTTGTGGTTAAAGAAGGAGAAGACAACAGTAAAAAACCACAGGTAGACCTTCCTTTTCCTGTAGAAAAAGCAAAAGACCTTTTACACTGGTGTTTATCTACCGGCTTAAAGGTGAGCGAAATCGTAATGGAAAATGAATTGGCCTGGCGTACTGAAGCGGAGACCAAAAAAGGCATCTTACAACATTTTGCGGTAATGAGCGATTGTATTTATCGCGGATGTCATACCACAGGTTTTTTACCCGGCGGGTTAAATGTGGCGCGAAGGGCATTTCCGCTAAATAAACGATTAATTGGCAAAAGTGAATATTCAGATTACAATAGCTGGGTAGAAGCCATTAGAAAAGGTGGAAATGGTTTTAATTATACTTTAGACTGGGTAAGCTGTTTTGCACTAGCCGTTAACGAAGAAAATGCATCATTTGGTCGCGTGGTAACCGCCCCTACCAATGGTGCTGCGGGAGTAATTCCAGCCGTACTACAATATTTTATTACCTTTTGCGATGGTTACAGCGAAGAAAAAATCATGCAGTTTATTGCCTGCGCTTCAGAAATAGGCAGTATTTTCAAAAAAGGAGCAACAATTTCAGCTGCTATGGGCGGCTGTCAGGCCGAAATTGGCGTTTCCTCAGCCATGGCTGCGGCAGCGCTGACAGAGTGTTTGGGCGGTTCGCAAAGGCAGGTTTTAATGGCAGCAGAAATTGCCATGGAACATCACCTGGGCCTCACCTGCGATCCGATTGGAGGCCTGGTACAGATCCCTTGTATCGAAAGAAACACCATGGGCGCCATTAAAGCCATCACCGCTAGTCAGCTCGCCCTGCAAAGCAATCCCGATAAGGCAAAAGTAAGCTTAGATGCAGTGGTAAATACCATGTGGGAAACCGCCCTCGATATGAATGCCAAATACAAAGAAACATCTGATGGAGGCTTGGCAACCAATATTCCAATCAGTTTGCCAGAATGTTAA
- a CDS encoding magnesium transporter MgtC — MNEIIDQNHFITQSEINKFLLATLLCGIIGAEREYRSKSAGLKTMMMIGLGATLFTILSIKIGPTSQDRIASNIVTGIGFLGAGVIFKEENRVKGLTTACIIWIVAAIGMAVGSGYYEQAIGVTIVVLLALIIFPFLEEIGDRRFTKRVYRIVKKQHTHGNLESYEEVFRESKLKPQRGKHQLVDNIITGNWTATGTPQNHQKFVERMLKDDDIIEFDF, encoded by the coding sequence ATGAACGAAATCATAGACCAAAACCATTTCATTACACAGAGTGAAATCAATAAATTTTTATTGGCTACCCTACTTTGTGGCATCATTGGTGCCGAACGCGAGTACAGAAGTAAATCTGCCGGACTTAAAACCATGATGATGATTGGTTTGGGTGCTACCCTGTTTACCATCCTGTCCATCAAAATCGGACCAACCAGTCAGGATCGTATTGCCTCGAACATTGTTACCGGAATAGGTTTTTTAGGTGCCGGGGTAATTTTTAAAGAAGAAAACCGCGTTAAAGGGCTTACCACTGCCTGCATTATCTGGATTGTTGCCGCCATCGGAATGGCTGTAGGCTCAGGTTATTACGAACAGGCAATAGGCGTTACCATTGTGGTTTTACTGGCGCTGATTATTTTTCCCTTTTTAGAAGAAATTGGCGACCGTCGTTTTACCAAAAGGGTTTACCGTATCGTTAAAAAACAGCATACACACGGCAATTTAGAAAGCTATGAGGAGGTTTTCCGCGAAAGCAAACTTAAACCCCAACGTGGGAAACACCAACTGGTGGATAATATCATCACCGGAAACTGGACAGCTACAGGTACCCCGCAAAACCATCAGAAATTTGTGGAGCGGATGCTTAAAGATGATGATATTATAGAGTTTGATTTTTAA
- a CDS encoding molecular chaperone GroEL: MSKQVKYNVEARDALKRGVDILANAVKVTLGPKGRNVIIDKKFGSPAITKDGVTVAKEIELKDAVENMGAQMVKEVASKTADIAGDGTTTATVLAQAIITTGIKNVAAGANPMDLKRGIDKAVAAVVENLKSQSQAVGDDNNKIKQVASISANNDEVIGSLIAEAMSKVGKDGVITVEEAKGTETEVKTVEGMQFDRGYLSPYFVTNADKMEAELENPYILIYDKKISNMKELLPVLEKTVQTGKPLVIISEDLDGEALATLVVNKIRGSLKVVAVKAPGFGDRRKAMLEDIAILTGGIVVSEERGYKLENADLTYLGSAEKVVVDKDNTTVINGAGNSDDIKSRVSQIKSQIETTTSDYDKEKLQERLAKLAGGVAVLYVGAASEVEMKEKKDRVDDALHATRAAVEEGIVAGGGVAFIRAVEALANLKGANEDENTGIQIIRRAIEEPLRQICENAGIEGSIVVQKVKEGKADFGYNARTDVYENLIGAGVIDPTKVSRVALENAASIAAMLLTTEVVLADEPEEGGAPMPPMGGGGMGGMM; encoded by the coding sequence ATGTCAAAACAAGTAAAATATAACGTAGAAGCACGCGACGCCCTGAAAAGAGGTGTTGATATTCTTGCAAATGCAGTAAAAGTAACCTTAGGTCCAAAAGGCCGTAATGTAATTATCGATAAAAAATTCGGTTCACCGGCAATCACAAAAGATGGTGTTACGGTTGCAAAAGAAATCGAATTGAAAGATGCAGTAGAGAACATGGGTGCTCAAATGGTTAAAGAAGTAGCTTCAAAAACAGCTGATATTGCTGGTGATGGTACAACTACGGCTACTGTATTGGCGCAGGCGATTATTACTACAGGTATTAAAAACGTTGCTGCTGGTGCAAACCCAATGGATTTAAAACGTGGTATTGATAAAGCGGTTGCTGCTGTTGTAGAAAACTTAAAATCTCAATCGCAAGCGGTTGGTGATGATAACAATAAAATTAAACAAGTAGCGTCTATTTCGGCTAATAACGACGAGGTGATCGGTTCGTTAATTGCTGAGGCCATGAGCAAAGTTGGTAAAGATGGTGTAATTACGGTTGAAGAAGCAAAAGGTACCGAAACTGAAGTTAAAACAGTAGAAGGTATGCAATTTGACAGAGGTTATTTATCTCCATATTTTGTAACCAATGCAGATAAAATGGAAGCTGAATTAGAAAATCCTTACATTTTAATCTACGACAAAAAAATCAGTAACATGAAAGAATTGTTACCGGTTCTAGAAAAAACTGTTCAAACAGGCAAACCATTGGTAATCATTTCTGAGGATTTAGATGGCGAAGCTTTAGCAACATTGGTAGTAAACAAAATCCGCGGTTCGTTAAAAGTTGTTGCGGTTAAAGCACCAGGTTTTGGCGACAGAAGAAAAGCCATGTTGGAAGACATCGCGATCTTAACTGGTGGTATTGTAGTATCAGAAGAAAGAGGTTACAAATTAGAAAATGCTGATTTAACTTACTTAGGTTCTGCTGAGAAAGTTGTTGTTGATAAAGACAATACAACTGTAATTAACGGTGCTGGTAACTCAGATGATATTAAATCTCGTGTTAGCCAAATTAAATCTCAGATCGAAACAACTACATCTGATTACGATAAAGAAAAATTACAAGAGCGTTTAGCTAAATTAGCTGGCGGTGTTGCGGTTCTTTACGTAGGTGCAGCTAGTGAGGTTGAAATGAAAGAGAAAAAAGACCGTGTTGATGATGCTTTACATGCAACCCGTGCGGCTGTAGAAGAAGGTATTGTTGCTGGTGGTGGTGTTGCTTTTATCCGTGCGGTTGAAGCCTTAGCTAACCTAAAAGGTGCTAACGAAGATGAAAATACAGGTATCCAGATCATCCGTCGCGCTATCGAAGAGCCATTACGTCAAATTTGCGAAAACGCAGGTATTGAAGGTTCTATCGTAGTTCAAAAAGTTAAAGAAGGTAAAGCCGATTTCGGTTACAATGCACGTACTGATGTTTACGAAAACTTAATTGGTGCCGGTGTTATCGACCCAACTAAAGTAAGTCGTGTAGCATTAGAAAATGCAGCTTCTATTGCAGCGATGTTATTAACTACAGAAGTTGTTTTAGCAGACGAACCTGAAGAAGGTGGTGCTCCAATGCCTCCAATGGGCGGCGGCGGTATGGGTGGTATGATGTAA
- a CDS encoding co-chaperone GroES: MALNLKPIAGSSNRVIVEPAAAEEKTASGLYIPDTAKEKPSKGTVVSVSEEDAEGKKASVKVGDVVIYGKYGGTEFPYEGKDYLIMRETDIYAVVG; encoded by the coding sequence ATGGCGTTAAACCTTAAACCAATTGCTGGCAGTTCGAACAGAGTAATAGTTGAACCGGCTGCGGCAGAAGAAAAAACTGCATCAGGTTTGTATATCCCTGATACTGCAAAAGAAAAACCATCTAAAGGAACTGTAGTTTCTGTTTCTGAAGAAGATGCTGAAGGTAAAAAAGCAAGTGTAAAAGTTGGCGATGTTGTAATTTATGGTAAATACGGTGGTACCGAATTCCCTTATGAAGGTAAAGATTACTTAATTATGCGCGAAACTGATATTTACGCGGTTGTTGGGTAA
- a CDS encoding DNA metabolism protein, with protein MTYIFDGTFQGLLTAVFEWFERKPGKVMLKSTSIFQPEAFVESFTVITNTEKADRVWAGLQKKLKKDWQRKYYCSYLSEIPEAYNHLFQFTLYIFQNQPGAESNYGNPHVIALAKYAKSVEREKHRMEAFIRFQKTGDGIFYANIDPDFNVLPLISNHFKNRYADQPWVIYDLKRKYGLHYNLTAVEEITISFSNGVNKQNPAPVLMDDSEVLYATLWKDYFKSANIVARKNTKLHLQHVPKRYWKYLTEKAI; from the coding sequence ATGACTTACATTTTTGATGGCACTTTTCAGGGTTTATTAACTGCTGTTTTCGAATGGTTCGAACGCAAGCCGGGAAAGGTGATGCTAAAATCTACCTCGATTTTTCAACCCGAAGCCTTTGTAGAAAGCTTTACCGTGATCACCAATACAGAAAAGGCTGACCGGGTTTGGGCTGGACTACAAAAGAAACTCAAAAAAGACTGGCAGCGCAAATACTATTGCAGTTATTTATCAGAAATTCCGGAGGCTTATAACCACCTCTTTCAGTTTACCCTATACATTTTTCAAAATCAACCGGGTGCAGAAAGTAATTATGGCAATCCGCATGTAATTGCATTGGCTAAATATGCCAAAAGTGTAGAAAGGGAAAAACACAGGATGGAAGCCTTTATTCGTTTTCAGAAAACCGGCGACGGGATATTTTATGCGAATATAGATCCTGATTTTAATGTGTTGCCCTTGATATCCAACCATTTTAAAAACCGTTATGCCGATCAGCCATGGGTAATTTATGATTTAAAACGCAAATATGGCCTCCATTATAATTTAACTGCGGTGGAAGAAATTACGATCAGCTTTAGCAATGGGGTAAATAAACAAAACCCGGCACCGGTTTTAATGGACGATAGCGAAGTTTTATACGCAACGCTCTGGAAAGATTATTTTAAAAGTGCGAATATTGTCGCCCGAAAAAACACCAAACTGCATTTACAGCATGTGCCCAAAAGGTACTGGAAATATTTAACAGAGAAAGCGATATAA
- a CDS encoding putative DNA modification/repair radical SAM protein, which produces MSDRIREKLNILADAAKYDVSCSSSGGTRKNTNKGLGDSHTSGICHTYTEDGRCVSLLKILLTNHCIYDCLFCVSRKSNDVKRAAFTVDEVVELTMNFYRRNYIEGLFLSSGIFKNADFTMERLLLVVKKLRLEQNYNGYIHLKTIPGASDELIKEAGLYADRMSINLEMPTEAGLKLLAPEKNHEDVIKPLAFVQQQITQFSADKKLIRHVPKFVPAGQSTQMVIGATPESDKDIMYTANAFYKNFALKRVYYSGYVPISNDTRMPILGTQPPLLRENRLYQTDWLMRFYGFKVQEILNDANPNLDVDIDPKLSWAIRNMHHFPVDINTADYKMILRIPGIGVMSAQKIVQARKFGKLRIDQLKKIGVAYNRAKHFIICLDSPYQLKDYQGTQIKAFILAESQSKYLKTDSNQMILF; this is translated from the coding sequence ATGTCTGATCGAATTCGTGAAAAATTAAATATTCTTGCTGACGCCGCTAAATATGATGTTTCTTGTTCATCAAGCGGCGGCACGAGAAAAAACACCAATAAAGGACTTGGCGACAGCCACACATCGGGCATTTGCCATACTTACACTGAAGACGGCCGATGTGTTTCGCTGTTAAAAATCCTTTTAACCAACCATTGTATATACGATTGTTTATTCTGCGTTTCGCGGAAAAGTAACGATGTAAAACGCGCAGCCTTTACCGTAGATGAAGTGGTAGAACTGACCATGAATTTTTATCGCCGCAATTATATTGAAGGTTTGTTTTTAAGCTCAGGGATTTTCAAAAATGCCGATTTTACCATGGAGCGGTTATTATTAGTGGTTAAAAAACTTCGATTAGAGCAGAACTATAATGGCTATATCCATTTAAAAACCATTCCGGGCGCCAGCGACGAATTGATTAAGGAAGCCGGCTTATACGCCGACCGGATGAGCATTAATTTAGAAATGCCAACTGAAGCAGGTTTAAAACTTTTGGCCCCGGAAAAAAATCATGAAGACGTTATTAAACCTTTAGCCTTTGTTCAGCAACAAATTACACAGTTTTCGGCAGATAAAAAGTTAATCAGGCATGTACCTAAATTTGTTCCTGCAGGGCAAAGCACCCAAATGGTAATTGGTGCCACTCCCGAAAGTGACAAGGATATTATGTATACCGCAAATGCATTTTACAAAAATTTCGCTTTAAAAAGGGTATACTATTCCGGTTATGTGCCTATCAGTAATGATACCCGCATGCCTATCCTAGGCACACAGCCGCCATTGTTAAGAGAAAACAGGTTGTACCAAACCGATTGGCTAATGCGGTTTTATGGATTTAAAGTACAGGAAATTTTAAACGATGCCAATCCAAATCTTGATGTAGATATCGATCCAAAATTAAGCTGGGCCATCCGCAATATGCATCATTTCCCTGTTGATATTAATACGGCCGATTATAAAATGATTCTCCGGATTCCAGGTATTGGCGTAATGTCGGCTCAAAAAATTGTACAGGCCCGTAAGTTTGGGAAATTGAGGATTGATCAGTTAAAAAAAATCGGCGTGGCTTATAACCGGGCCAAACACTTTATTATTTGTCTAGACAGCCCCTATCAGTTAAAAGATTATCAGGGCACTCAGATTAAAGCTTTTATTTTGGCAGAAAGCCAGAGTAAATATTTAAAAACAGATAGTAACCAGATGATTTTGTTTTAA
- a CDS encoding phosphohydrolase produces the protein MQATIQKTIDFVKKTLADAEAGHDWFHIERVFKTAQTINQQENGDELVVAFAALLHDIADPKFNNGDEELGPNMAASFLASIAVDAEVIAHVKLIIQNMSFKNSFDGASFTSKEMQIVQDADRLDAIGAIGIARAFTYGGFKNRVLYDPAILPEEHLTKESYKNTTAPTINHFYEKLLLLKDMMNTDAGKAIATERHNFMLLYLEHFYKEWDGK, from the coding sequence ATGCAGGCTACCATTCAAAAAACGATCGATTTTGTTAAGAAAACATTAGCTGACGCCGAGGCAGGGCACGATTGGTTCCATATTGAACGTGTTTTCAAAACCGCTCAAACCATTAATCAACAAGAAAATGGTGATGAACTGGTGGTAGCCTTTGCCGCATTGTTGCATGATATTGCTGATCCTAAATTTAACAACGGCGATGAAGAATTGGGGCCAAATATGGCTGCATCCTTTTTAGCCTCGATTGCGGTTGATGCTGAAGTGATTGCCCATGTTAAACTGATTATCCAGAACATGTCGTTCAAAAATAGTTTTGATGGCGCAAGTTTTACGTCCAAAGAAATGCAGATTGTTCAGGATGCAGATCGTTTAGATGCAATTGGAGCCATTGGCATTGCAAGGGCATTTACTTATGGTGGATTTAAAAACAGGGTACTCTACGATCCGGCTATCTTACCGGAAGAACACCTCACCAAAGAAAGTTATAAAAATACCACCGCTCCTACCATTAACCATTTTTATGAAAAACTGCTGCTGTTGAAAGACATGATGAATACGGATGCAGGGAAAGCAATTGCCACAGAGAGACACAATTTTATGCTGCTGTACCTGGAGCACTTTTACAAAGAATGGGATGGTAAATAA
- a CDS encoding transcriptional regulator, which yields MEDVLALKTKNVAGNIRKIREYRDYTQDYLAAKLKISQNAYSKIELGYSKLTIDRLFQIAAILEVEVSHLLTLNHNDLIKIIADDENRAKAAS from the coding sequence ATGGAAGATGTATTGGCTTTAAAGACAAAGAATGTTGCCGGGAATATCAGAAAAATTAGAGAATACAGAGACTATACTCAGGATTATCTGGCGGCGAAATTGAAAATATCTCAAAATGCATACAGCAAAATTGAGCTCGGTTATAGTAAATTAACCATCGACCGTTTGTTTCAAATTGCAGCAATTTTAGAGGTAGAAGTATCTCATTTATTAACCCTTAACCACAATGATTTAATCAAAATTATTGCTGATGATGAGAACAGGGCAAAGGCGGCGAGCTAA
- a CDS encoding RNA methyltransferase: MQVFHNKSKVIITCNKRLSPYLQEEVTALGYTIERSFATGVELNITLTECIKLNLNLRCASQILYAIKSFKAITPDDLYKEIAAIEWEELIDFSGYFSVTSNVDNPNITTPLFANLKVKDAIVDRMKEKKGIRPNSGSDANKTVVHLYWKDADADVFMDTSGETLAKHGYRKIPGKAPMLEALAAGVILATNWDKKSPFINPMCGSGTLAIEAALIATNRAPGLYRMNYGFMHILGYNEEDFFAERRILKDQVIKNVDLKIVASDLSEDAVEVTRRNAKTAGVDTLIEFEVCDFELTPVPEDGKGVVVFNPEYGERLGVHSKLELTYKRMGDFMKTKCKGYSGYIFTGNPDLAKKIGLKAAKKVEFYNGKLDCRLLEYELYDGSRRAPLTEA; this comes from the coding sequence ATGCAAGTTTTCCACAATAAAAGCAAGGTAATTATTACCTGCAACAAGCGCCTTTCGCCTTATTTACAAGAAGAAGTTACGGCTTTAGGTTATACCATCGAGCGGTCTTTTGCTACAGGCGTTGAGCTCAACATCACCCTTACAGAGTGTATAAAGCTAAATTTGAACTTGCGCTGTGCCAGTCAGATTCTATATGCCATCAAAAGTTTCAAGGCCATAACACCCGATGATTTATATAAAGAAATTGCAGCCATTGAGTGGGAAGAACTGATTGATTTTTCGGGTTATTTCTCGGTAACCTCAAATGTGGATAACCCAAATATTACGACACCACTTTTTGCAAACTTAAAAGTAAAGGATGCCATAGTTGACCGCATGAAAGAGAAAAAAGGCATTCGCCCTAATTCTGGATCTGATGCGAATAAAACGGTAGTACATTTATACTGGAAAGATGCAGATGCAGATGTTTTTATGGATACTTCCGGCGAAACTCTTGCCAAACATGGTTACCGTAAAATTCCCGGAAAGGCACCTATGTTAGAGGCTTTGGCCGCCGGGGTTATTTTAGCTACCAATTGGGATAAAAAATCCCCATTTATTAACCCCATGTGTGGTTCTGGAACCTTAGCCATCGAAGCAGCCCTGATTGCAACCAACCGTGCACCTGGTTTATACCGCATGAATTATGGTTTTATGCATATCTTAGGTTATAATGAAGAAGATTTTTTCGCCGAGCGCAGAATTTTAAAAGATCAGGTAATTAAAAATGTTGATCTTAAGATTGTAGCTTCCGATCTTTCGGAAGATGCGGTTGAAGTAACCCGGAGAAATGCTAAAACTGCAGGGGTTGATACTTTAATCGAATTCGAAGTTTGTGATTTTGAATTAACACCAGTTCCTGAAGATGGCAAAGGTGTGGTTGTTTTTAACCCGGAGTATGGTGAGCGTTTAGGCGTGCATAGCAAGTTAGAATTAACTTATAAACGCATGGGCGATTTTATGAAAACGAAATGCAAGGGCTATTCTGGGTATATTTTCACTGGAAATCCTGATCTTGCAAAGAAAATTGGATTAAAAGCTGCTAAAAAAGTTGAATTTTATAATGGTAAATTAGACTGTCGTTTACTAGAGTATGAATTATATGATGGCTCTCGCAGGGCCCCATTAACTGAGGCCTAG
- a CDS encoding two-component sensor histidine kinase yields MKKKSFWLITVLMTVALLGVFVMQLYYIRESYKLKSQLFDEQVNQTLTSVVNKIQRRNVADHLNRKDAENKLKQLQDSRQRALDIKDLRQQYVQETELRQAERENQIENYLNQQDSIIRVSYRAPNVISEMEYTSLTSKNGDKLDLQMDAFIDVKSLILKGYSMRTKPFAAPPKAFEFKSLQSLPDTLRYLVYDPGNAKPLTVSVPKISDDLEKKFKREDEIERKKLELKIAALGKDTFSYTRSSVVEDVSKELQETNVPIYKRINFSSLGRLLKQELLANNISLEPAYRISLARKDSTIFMAAANVKGEFLPENTYKTPLFGNDIFRDPGMLLVSFPDKNSAIISNLSATLASSIGLLLVLVFIFSYTLYAILKQKKLSEMKTDFINNMTHEFKTPVATIMIASEALKDPEVTEDKARLKRLAGIIYDENVRLGSHIERVLSIARLEKGELKMENAEVDVNDLIVIVLDSMELQLQKRNAIINVHTDAEHAVIYGDELHLSNVIYNLIDNANKYSSGTPEITITTRNTGKNLIIEIADKGIGMTKEHAKRIFDQFYRVPTGNLHDVKGFGLGLNYVQDIIKKLNGTVKVSSEKDRGTTFEISLPL; encoded by the coding sequence ATGAAGAAAAAGAGTTTTTGGTTAATTACTGTTTTAATGACGGTAGCTTTGCTTGGTGTTTTTGTAATGCAGTTGTATTACATCAGGGAATCGTATAAACTAAAATCTCAGCTTTTTGATGAACAGGTTAATCAAACGCTAACATCGGTAGTCAATAAAATACAACGTAGAAATGTTGCCGATCACTTAAACCGGAAAGATGCTGAAAATAAGCTGAAGCAATTACAAGACTCCAGGCAACGTGCGTTAGATATTAAAGATTTGCGCCAGCAATATGTACAAGAGACAGAACTAAGACAGGCGGAAAGGGAAAATCAGATTGAGAATTACTTAAACCAGCAAGATAGTATTATCCGTGTATCTTATCGGGCGCCGAATGTGATTTCTGAAATGGAATATACTTCGCTGACTTCGAAAAACGGCGATAAGCTGGATTTGCAGATGGATGCTTTCATTGATGTTAAAAGCCTTATTTTAAAAGGTTATAGCATGCGCACAAAACCTTTTGCTGCGCCACCAAAAGCATTCGAATTTAAAAGTTTACAAAGCTTGCCAGATACGTTAAGGTATTTAGTTTACGATCCTGGAAATGCTAAGCCACTTACAGTGAGCGTTCCAAAGATTTCTGACGATTTAGAGAAAAAATTTAAACGTGAAGATGAAATTGAGCGGAAAAAACTGGAACTTAAAATTGCAGCACTGGGTAAGGATACTTTTTCGTATACCCGATCGAGTGTGGTTGAGGATGTATCTAAAGAACTGCAGGAAACCAATGTGCCAATTTACAAACGCATTAATTTTAGCTCTTTAGGCCGTTTATTAAAACAAGAACTCCTGGCCAATAATATTTCACTGGAACCTGCTTATCGGATTTCGTTAGCCAGAAAAGATTCGACCATTTTCATGGCGGCTGCTAACGTTAAAGGTGAGTTTTTACCCGAGAATACCTATAAAACACCTTTATTTGGAAACGATATCTTTCGCGATCCCGGAATGCTTTTGGTCAGTTTCCCGGATAAAAATTCGGCAATTATTTCTAACCTCAGTGCAACACTCGCCTCATCAATCGGTCTGTTACTTGTACTTGTTTTCATTTTCTCTTATACGCTGTATGCTATATTAAAGCAGAAGAAACTGTCGGAAATGAAAACAGATTTCATCAATAACATGACGCACGAGTTTAAAACCCCGGTGGCTACTATTATGATTGCCAGTGAAGCTTTGAAAGATCCGGAAGTGACAGAGGATAAAGCCCGTTTAAAACGTTTGGCAGGGATTATTTATGATGAAAATGTTCGGCTGGGTAGTCATATCGAACGTGTTTTAAGCATTGCCCGTTTAGAAAAAGGTGAACTTAAAATGGAAAACGCCGAAGTAGATGTGAACGATTTGATTGTGATTGTGCTGGATAGCATGGAATTGCAACTGCAGAAAAGGAATGCCATTATCAATGTACATACCGACGCAGAGCATGCGGTTATTTATGGCGACGAGCTACACCTATCGAATGTAATTTATAACCTTATTGATAATGCCAATAAATACAGCAGCGGTACTCCGGAGATTACCATTACTACCCGCAATACCGGCAAGAATTTAATTATCGAAATAGCAGATAAAGGCATTGGTATGACCAAAGAGCATGCTAAGCGGATTTTTGATCAGTTTTATAGGGTGCCAACGGGTAATTTACATGATGTTAAAGGCTTTGGACTGGGTTTAAATTATGTTCAGGATATTATTAAAAAATTGAATGGAACAGTTAAGGTAAGTAGCGAAAAAGATAGAGGAACCACGTTCGAAATATCTTTACCTTTATAA
- a CDS encoding DNA-binding response regulator, whose product MKKILLVEDDPNLGLLLQDYLQLKGKFDVVLCTDGEDGLKTFNKQNFDLCILDVMMPKKDGFTLGKDIRKVNTQVPIIFATAKTMLEDKSAAYDLGGDDYITKPFRIEELLLRINAMFKRVANKTDNNDEAAETQFSIGQYHFDYTTQIITDNDHQQKLSTKEAELLRLLCLKKNTVLTREEALLSIWHDDNYFNGRSMDVFLSKLRKYLRADPAVEIINVHGKGYKLLVS is encoded by the coding sequence ATGAAAAAAATACTTCTGGTAGAAGACGACCCCAATTTAGGTTTATTGTTACAAGACTATTTGCAGCTAAAAGGCAAATTTGATGTAGTATTATGCACCGATGGTGAGGATGGATTAAAAACGTTTAATAAGCAGAACTTCGATTTGTGTATTTTAGATGTGATGATGCCTAAAAAAGATGGTTTTACCCTGGGGAAGGATATCAGAAAGGTAAACACGCAGGTGCCCATTATTTTTGCAACGGCTAAAACCATGCTGGAAGATAAATCTGCTGCCTATGATTTAGGGGGTGATGACTATATTACCAAACCTTTTCGTATAGAAGAGCTTTTATTGCGCATTAATGCCATGTTTAAACGTGTGGCCAATAAGACAGATAACAATGATGAGGCTGCCGAAACGCAGTTTTCTATCGGTCAATATCATTTTGATTATACTACTCAGATTATTACCGATAACGATCACCAGCAAAAACTTTCTACCAAAGAAGCCGAGTTGTTGCGTTTATTGTGCTTGAAAAAGAATACCGTTTTAACCCGTGAAGAAGCACTGTTAAGCATCTGGCATGATGATAATTACTTTAACGGACGGAGTATGGATGTGTTTTTGAGTAAGTTGCGTAAATACCTTAGGGCTGATCCGGCAGTTGAAATTATTAACGTGCACGGAAAAGGCTATAAGTTGTTGGTGAGTTAA